CTTGGAGTAGTTCTAGAGAATCGAGAAAACTTGTTGCGAAAAATAGAACTGCCTGTGTTTGATGGATCGAGGCCATATGGCTGGATATTACGAGTGGAACGATATTTTCGTGTAGGGCAGTACACGGAAGAACAGAAGCTCGAGTTGGTTTCACTTAGTCTCGAAGGGAAAGTCCTGAATTGGTTTGAAGGAGAGTTCACAGAGCAGTGGTTCATAGACTGGTCTGACTTCAAGGAGCGGATGTTAGCCAGATTTGCAGTTTCTGTTGACGATGAACTAGGGAAGCGACTCTGTAGCATCACTCAAACGGGATCAGTTCAATATTACATCAGTGAATTTGAAGAGCTGAGAGCTCAGGTGACGGGTATTGATGAGAAGAATTTGGTCAACATCTTTTACAAAGGCCTCAAGAAGGAAATGAAGGAGATAATTAAATTGAAGGAACCAAAGGGGTTGAGAGCGCATAAAGCTGCAGTGGTCAAGATGGAAGACAGCCTACTGTGTCAAGCTTTAAGTGCTGTGAAGACGGGAACTAACAACCAGAAAAGGTCGTATACGTATACACCTTTTAAAGCAGCCACGTTGCCGCAGAAGCAGCTACCTGATACGAAGGATCAACAGGGGCCTCGACAACAGTTCAGACCTCGTTTACACTTATCATAGGAAGAGCTGAAGTACCGCAAGGATAATCACTTGTGTTACCAGTGCGCCGGGAAATTTTCGAGAACTCATGTCTGCCCAAACAAAGAACTTTAAGTGATCACAGTTATCGGCGGTGTAGAGATGGAGGTTTTGGAGGAGTTTGCCGCGGAGACAGAAGTAGAAGAGGAGCATCAAGGGGTACAACTGATGGCTTTATCTTTTAACGCTTTTATGGGCATGGAATCACTAACTACAACAAAAATACGGGGAGTGATAGGGAAGTTTGAAGTGATAGTGTTACTGGATAGCGGCGCTACCCACAATTTTATATCACCTGCTCTCGTGGAAAAGGCACAACTTCAACTGCATCACGACAACAGTTTGAACGTCTTACTTGGGACATGGATACAAGTGAGTGGATTGGGAATTTGTGAAGCAGTATCAATTCAGATGCAAGGAATACAGTTCACTTCAGACTTTGTAGCTCTAGAATTGGGAGGAGTAGATGTGGTTCTGGGTATTCAATGGCTGAGGACACTAGGGAAGTGTGAAGTAGATTGGGAGAAGCTTGAGATGCGTTTTCAACACGAAGGTCAATTGGTTACTTTGGTTGGTGACGTAGGGGTTTACAAAACTCGTGTATCCCTGAAGTCTTTAATATCCACAACTCCAGCAGGGAAGAAGGGAGTTGAGCTTTGGTTTGGTAATCACCAGGTGCAGCAACAAGTAGTAACACCAATTCCTGTGCGGATAATCACGGTTTTGGATCAGTTTATGAAAGTTTTTACACCACCAGTGGGATTACCACCTCTGCGTGGAAGAGAGCATCCGATTACACTGAAAACAGGAACTGAGGCAATCAGTGTAAGGCCTTATCGCTATCCTCAAGCGCATAAGGCAGCCATGACTTCTATGGTTAAAGAGATGCTCGAGTCGGGTATTATACGTCCAAGTACTAGTCCATTTTCTAGTCCGGTTCTACTGGTTAAGAAAAAGGACGGTTCATGGTGCTTCTGTATTGATTATAGAGCATTGAATCGGGCAACAGTGCCTAATAAGTACCCGATTTCCATGATAGATCAGTTACTTGATGAGCTACATGGCGCGACCATCTTTTCGAAGTTGGATCTTCGTGCGGGGTATCATCAAATACGAATGGTGGAAGAAGACATTGCGAAGACGGCTTTTCGAACTCAAGACGGTCACTATGAATTTCTGGTCATGCCTTTTGGCCTGACGAATGCACCAGCAACCTTTCAGGCACTGATGAATGATCTGTTCAGGCCATACTTGGGAGTATTCGTTCTGGTGTTTTTTGATGTTATATTGGTATACAGTAGAAGCACTGATGACCACGCTCACCATCTACAGATAGTGATGGAGATATTGGAGAAAAACAACATGTTTGTTCATCAGAAGAAATGTCTTTTTGGTGAATCACATGTTGATTATCTCGGGCATATCATCACTGCAGAAGGAGTGTCTACTGATCCATCAAAGACAGCTGCTATGAAGCTATGGCCAACACCGACAAGTATTAAACATCTGAGAGGCTTTCTCGGGCTCACTggttactatagaaagtttgtCCGAAGCTATGGAGTGTTAGCTAAACCGTTAACGGAACTACTGCGTAAAGATAAGTATCATTGGTCACAAGAGGCGCAGCTGGCATTTGACAAGCTGAAGGAGGCTATGATATCGACTCCGGTATTAACTCTGCCGTAGTTTGATAAGCTATTTGTGGTTGAGACAGACGCATCAAGGTTCGGGCTGGGAGCAGTACTGATGCATGATCATAAACCGATTGCTTTTTTCAGTCATGGTCTGACATCTAGAGAACAGCAGAAACCCGTTTATGAACGTGAACTCATGGCAGTGGTGATGTCAGTGAATAAATGGAAACACTATTTGCAAGGGCGCAAGTTTGTTGTCCACACGGATCAGAAGAGTTTGAAGTTCTTACTAGAACAAAAAGAGGTGAATATGGAATATCAAAAATGGTTAACGAAGTTGTTGGGTTTCGATTTCGACATCATTTACAAACCAGGAATCGAAAATAAGGCAGCAAACGCATTGAGTCGAATGTCTTTACCCATAGAGAGGTCGAGTACGTTGTTAGCCATAATGGTTCCTGATGTAATCTCATTCCAATAATAAGgaaatgatttttctttcattttatgAGTTTATTCTCTCTGTTCTTCGTTgaacatttcttagtttcttggtgaggttatctccaagtttcgatccttcttttgttggaccggtgcgtcacatccggcaacgatcgaagtctggtagtatcaagAGGTCTTTCCGCAGCCttttgtgtcaccattcatcCCATCCAGTTCTCCTTTGGAGTTCATATCCTTTCCTTATCAATCCGGTcgagtgttcgttccttagggttcttcagttCCTTCAGTGATTCAACTACAAGATCTGTATCAGGAGATTGACAAGGATCAGGCTGTACATGCAATACTTGCTCAGGTGAAAGCAAGTTCTTTTGGGAATACTAGTTATACTCTGGTAGATGGGCGTTTATGGTATAAGAAGCGGCTAGTAATACCACGCAACTCTCAGTTTATATCAGTGATACTACATGAGAATCATGATGGTCTAAGTGGAGGCCACTCAGGGGTACTGAAGACTGTCAAGCGCATTCAGCGGATGTTTCATTGGGAAGGGTTGTATAAGGATGTTCAACGTTATGTGGCCGAGTGTCAGATATGTCAAACTCACAAGATATCAACGTTATCTCCAGCGGGACTCTTACAACCGCTACCAATTCCATCAGTGGTTTGGGAAGATATCTCCATGGACTTTGTCGAGGGGCTTCCGACGTCTCATGGCGTCAATGTGATATTTGTAGTGGTGGACCGTCTCTCGAAGAGTGCTCAATTTTTGGGTCTTAGCCATCCTTTTACGGCGGTTGATGTAGCTAAGAAGTTCGTGGCTGAGATCGTGTGTTTGTATGGATTTCCTCGTTCTATTGTCTCAGATAGAGACATGGTGTTTCTGAGTACATTTTGGAAGGAAATGTTTCGTCTCGCAGGCACTAAGCTCCGTTACAGCACTGCTTTCCATCctcaaactgatggacagacataAGTGGTTAATCGAACCTTGAAATCGTACATGCGTTGCTTCACGTCTAGTCACCCGAAGAGATGGCTTAAGTTTTTGAGTTGGGCCGAGCTATGGTATAATACGTCTCATCATTCCTCGCTTCATACATCTCCTTACTGGGTGTTATATGGTCGAGACCCTCCGGTGATATTGAGGTATGAAGAAGGATCAACTGATAATTTTGATTTGGAGGAAATGCTCAAGACTCGTGACGCGATACTAGCAGATGCTAAGGAACATTTGGTCAAAGCTCAACAGTTGATGAAGAATAACGCAGACAAGCATCGCCGTGATGTTGAGTACGACGTGGGAGCGTCGGTGTTTCTTAAACTCAGGCCGTATAGGCAACAGTCAGTCGCACGAAGAGTGTGTCAGAAGCTGTATGCGAAGTATTTTGGCCCTTATGAGATATTGGAGCGTATTGGGAAAGCGGCGTACCATTTACGTCTACCTGTGGAGTCCAAGATTCATCCAGCGTTTCATGTATCTCAGTTAAAGTGGGTATTGGGTTGGCATCATCAAGTGTCGGTCCTGCCTCCAGTGTGTGATGATTTACAGGAAGTGATTGTGCAGCCGAAATCTGTTTTAGCTACTCGTTACAATGAGACAGGGGCATTGGAATTGTTGGTGAAGTGGAGTGGTTTGCAGTCTCATGATGATTCGTGTTTTGGCTAAGGAGTTCAAGAAGGAGTTTCCATCCTTTAAGCTTGAGGAAAAGCTTAGTGTTGCAGGGGGGGGGGGAGGTATTGAAACACCTATGCAAGTGTACTACTCAAAGAAGAAACAGGGCAAGAGAGTGTTGGAAGCTGAAGAAGTGCCACGTCAAGGAGATGAGGCGGAAACTTCTAACGGATGAGTCAATAAGAAAGAAGGGAAAGACTCTGGAGCTATTAGAGTCTTTGGCAGTTACACGAAAGTAGCCTTTATATGTAATTGTTGTTTGattctttcattctttatcatttgTATTGTGATCAAACTTAGCATTGGAGACTAAGGTCTTGAAGCGATTCTCGTGAGAGGATTCGTATGAGAAGTAATCGATATCGTGTTGATATCGATTGTTCTTGAGTATTATAGTGGGATTGTAATCTGGTGAATGTATTGAATCCAAGTTGAGATTTACAGAGAGTATTACTACTTGAATCTTAACAAATAACCAATTTTGAACTGAAGTAACCAAATTTTACTGAAATGAATTACAGTTGTACAAAATTTTaccaaaattaaaccaaaaactaatcGAAATTAAAAACTTCGATAGGCTTTTCAAAAACCAAACTAATCGAATATTGAAC
The window above is part of the Brassica napus cultivar Da-Ae chromosome C3, Da-Ae, whole genome shotgun sequence genome. Proteins encoded here:
- the LOC106426650 gene encoding uncharacterized protein LOC106426650 isoform X1, with the translated sequence MALTSESEMKIGEMEQSIEEIHKELKVFSDGCKLLVSSGNEMEKKIDESFQRMEMWEKRFDLMEKHMFKLSEAVERIESNQNKEKPNGKSIASSSNVDPEAQVQHPNPTVQPKNNLLGYRGLGVVLENRENLLRKIELPVFDGSRPYGWILRVERYFRVGQYTEEQKLELVSLSLEGKVLNWFEGEFTEQWFIDWSDFKERMLARFAVSVDDELGKRLCSITQTGSVQYYISEFEELRAQVTGIDEKNLVNIFYKGLKKEMKEIIKLKEPKGLRAHKAAVVKMEDSLLCQALSAVKTGTNNQKRSYTYTPFKAATLPQKQLPDTKDQQGPRQQFRPRLHLS